In Macrobrachium rosenbergii isolate ZJJX-2024 chromosome 49, ASM4041242v1, whole genome shotgun sequence, the following are encoded in one genomic region:
- the LOC136832060 gene encoding uncharacterized protein, with amino-acid sequence MQLNKWIVWWLAVSQIVNSLVQLRKGAIIKEHGKVKMIQDLAIVKIQTDSIIDQREQLVQLSNQIQAGLQSVQDRNLYDMLSKLQRDIDSVMPRKVVKRSLIPFIGVALHNLFGMATDGNVERLKERVAQLENWASEQGTVYNKVIGNVNQNQKMITVLKEFVNSALHNVSSEIARIHQTEMMEQLLIETSNFLLEYKELLNAIMMAGKNLLSPFLITPSEIEAIIQKCVVNNHLKPLVENIVDYYGLITVKVIANQIILVIPFNNPDVNSLMSVYPFPMVVDNKSIVLEGTVRHFALQHDSFLVTELPEHKFRECVMLNDGVYVCNIVNFYEPLSALHCLDDLVNNKNGKNHCKYIPFTETFKAQIIDNEIFVFSANRLNAKIDCKSNKTEVVFINVHSFSSACELVILHNLYYKPTVFTTYSLNFSKSVHQFAVINEFQLSELELETFTKARRGSYFLSYI; translated from the exons atgcaattgaa caaatggattgtatggtggttggcagtgagtcaaattgtgaactcactcgtacaactaaggaagggagccatcatcaaggagcatggcaaggttaagatgatacaggacctagccattgttaagatccagacggactccattatcgatcagagagagcagttagtccagctgagcaatcagatacaggcaggattacaaagtgtccaagatagaaatttgtacgacatgctctccaagttgcagagggacatcgatagtgttatgccaaggaaagtagtaaagcgatcactcataccctttataggcgtcgctttacacaatctctttggaatggcgaccgatggtaatgttgaaaggctaaaggaaagagtggcacaacttgaaaattgggcttctgagcagggtactgtctataataaagtaataggaaatgtcaatcaaaatcagaaaatgatcacagtgctgaaagaatttgtgaatagtgccctccataatgtttcatcagaaattgctagaatccatcaaacagaaatgatggagcaactgctcatagaaacaagtaatttccttctggaatacaaggaattactcaatgcaatcatgatggcaggtaaaaacctgctgtcgccttttctgataacccctagtgaaattgaagccattattcagaaatgtgttgtgaacaatcacttgaagccactagtagaaaatatagtggactattatggcctgatcacagtgaaagtgatagccaatcaaattatactagtgatccctttcaacaatccagacgtcaactcattgatgtcagtctatccattcccaatggtagtagataataagtccattgtactagaaggaacagttcgacactttgccttgcagcatgattctttcctagtgactgaacttcccgaacataaattcagggaatgtgtcatgcttaatgatggtgtatatgtttgtaacattgtgaatttctatgaaccattgagtgctcttcattgcctagatgatcttgtaaacaacaagaatggtaagaaccattgtaaatatataccgtttacagaaactttcaaggctcaaatcattgataatgaaatttttgtgttctcagcaaacagattgaatgctaagattgactgtaagtcaaacaaaacagaagtagttttcattaatgtacactcattttcatctgcttgtgaattggttattttacataatttgtattacaaacctacagtcttcacgacatacagtttgaatttcagtaaaagtgtacatcagtttgcagttattaacgaatttcaactttcagaactggaattggagacttTCAcaaaagctagaagaggttcatactttctttcatacatataa